The following proteins are co-located in the Haloplanus sp. HW8-1 genome:
- a CDS encoding DUF362 domain-containing protein, which yields MTDSLVVPEDTVRSAVGKTTFPRMGVIEQVWDADPIPTAEIESRATTAVYDLDFSAMPDGGEVAIGAGSRGIANLAAIVRGVVAGVRERGYEPFVFPAMGSHGGATAEGQREKLDTLGVNEETVGCEIRATMDVETVGETPERGVPVYADANAVAADGIVMVNRIKPHTDFSGEVESGLSKMLVIGMGKQQGAKMAHDWAVDWSLRNMLPEITSQLLAELPVVGGVAIVEDEHDDTTLIEGVPASDFLERERELLEMANDRMPKLPFSELDVLIVDRIGKDVSGQGMDTNVTGRRHFTINEPEPESPDVKRIYLRGLTEKTKGNAMGMGQADFVHRDVKADLDWSKALINAITASTVRGVRLPPVVGNDRAGLRGALGTIGPVAGDEARVLRVTDTMRLERCYASAPLIEAARDCDDLRVVADPQELAFDDDGEFAAPTPAGDV from the coding sequence ATGACCGACTCACTCGTCGTTCCCGAGGACACCGTCCGGAGTGCCGTGGGTAAGACGACGTTTCCTCGCATGGGCGTGATCGAACAGGTCTGGGACGCCGATCCGATCCCCACCGCGGAGATCGAGAGCCGGGCCACGACCGCCGTCTACGACCTCGATTTCTCGGCCATGCCCGACGGCGGCGAGGTGGCCATCGGCGCCGGGAGTCGCGGCATCGCGAACCTCGCGGCCATCGTCCGCGGCGTCGTCGCCGGCGTTCGCGAACGGGGGTACGAACCGTTCGTCTTCCCGGCGATGGGGAGTCACGGCGGGGCGACCGCCGAGGGACAGCGTGAGAAACTCGACACGCTCGGGGTGAACGAGGAGACAGTGGGCTGTGAGATCCGGGCGACGATGGACGTCGAGACGGTGGGCGAGACGCCCGAGCGTGGCGTTCCGGTGTACGCCGACGCCAACGCCGTCGCCGCCGACGGCATCGTCATGGTCAACCGGATCAAGCCCCACACCGACTTCAGCGGCGAGGTGGAGAGCGGTCTCTCGAAGATGCTCGTCATCGGGATGGGAAAACAGCAGGGGGCGAAGATGGCCCACGACTGGGCGGTCGACTGGAGTCTGCGGAACATGCTCCCCGAAATCACGAGCCAGTTGCTCGCCGAACTCCCGGTGGTCGGCGGCGTCGCCATCGTCGAGGACGAACACGACGACACGACGCTGATCGAGGGCGTCCCCGCGTCGGACTTCCTCGAACGCGAACGGGAACTGCTGGAGATGGCCAACGACCGGATGCCGAAACTGCCTTTCTCGGAGTTGGACGTGCTGATCGTCGACCGGATCGGCAAGGACGTGAGCGGCCAGGGGATGGACACCAACGTCACCGGGCGTCGGCACTTCACGATCAACGAACCCGAACCGGAGTCGCCCGACGTGAAACGGATCTACCTGCGCGGGCTGACCGAGAAGACCAAGGGGAACGCGATGGGCATGGGGCAGGCGGACTTCGTCCACCGGGACGTGAAGGCGGACCTGGACTGGTCGAAGGCGCTCATCAACGCCATCACTGCCAGTACCGTCCGGGGTGTGCGCCTGCCACCGGTCGTCGGGAACGATCGAGCGGGATTGCGGGGCGCCCTCGGGACGATCGGGCCGGTCGCCGGCGACGAGGCGCGCGTCCTGCGGGTCACCGACACGATGCGTCTGGAGCGGTGTTACGCCTCGGCACCCCTGATCGAGGCCGCCCGGGACTGCGACGACTTGCGGGTGGTCGCCGATCCCCAAGAACTCGCCTTCGACGACGACGGCGAGTTCGCCGCGCCCACGCCCGCCGGGGACGTCTAG
- a CDS encoding COG1361 S-layer family protein, with translation MNDYDGGTVRRILAVALAVVTLLSVVAVPAAAAGYDEYESPELTTTVQGSNVLVPGETASLELAIQNRGTAVTSGDGRVDRLAKTFESAGVKPGSAMGTTARFESESAPVEIRSGEQSVGTVAPDGTRTASLELEVAEDATPGTYRLPVVLEYQYVRTVSVDDDEHYITRRDVTVRSHVTVRIDPSVRLGVESVAGENLRANEDGRMAVTVRNEGTETASDAELLIEGSDQLTPRTNGLSLGTVDPGETATASFRVGMADIEDTDTYAVPFRLRYEDSNGVVRESQIRTGTVTIEDAPTFDLSATTTDLYVDSTGAVTLSVTNTGDRPVTNARAILDPMEPFSPLSTSASLGTLAPGETATARFKLDVADRAIAQEYPLAFTIAYEDAYRETVESDRLRVPVTVGPEMTVDTSGTPTVAAGSTERIEVTVTNTGPGRMTDAVARINANTPFETDDDTAYIGDLGSGESTTVTFTVSVDGAATAKTYSVDTTVKYDNSFGRTVVSDVEPTAVEVTEKRGGIISSILQFLGL, from the coding sequence ATGAATGACTACGACGGCGGAACGGTGCGACGGATCCTCGCGGTGGCGCTGGCGGTCGTGACGCTGCTGTCGGTCGTCGCGGTGCCGGCGGCAGCCGCTGGATACGACGAGTACGAGAGCCCGGAGTTGACGACGACCGTGCAGGGATCGAACGTTCTGGTCCCGGGCGAGACAGCGAGCCTCGAACTCGCGATACAGAACCGTGGAACGGCGGTCACCAGCGGTGACGGACGCGTCGACCGCCTGGCGAAGACCTTCGAGTCCGCGGGCGTGAAGCCCGGGTCCGCGATGGGGACGACCGCTCGATTCGAGTCCGAGTCGGCCCCGGTCGAGATTCGGAGCGGCGAGCAGTCCGTCGGCACCGTCGCCCCCGACGGGACGCGGACGGCCTCCCTGGAGTTGGAGGTGGCGGAGGACGCGACCCCCGGCACCTACCGGCTCCCGGTCGTACTCGAGTACCAGTACGTCCGGACGGTCAGCGTCGACGACGACGAACACTACATCACGCGGCGGGACGTGACGGTTCGTTCGCACGTTACGGTACGGATCGATCCGTCGGTCAGGCTGGGCGTCGAGTCGGTCGCGGGCGAGAACCTCCGTGCCAACGAGGACGGCCGCATGGCGGTGACGGTCCGCAACGAGGGCACGGAGACCGCAAGCGACGCCGAACTGCTGATCGAGGGGAGCGACCAGTTGACCCCGCGGACCAACGGCCTGTCACTCGGGACGGTCGACCCCGGTGAGACGGCCACGGCGTCGTTCCGCGTCGGGATGGCCGACATCGAGGACACGGACACCTACGCGGTCCCGTTCCGCCTGCGATACGAGGACAGTAACGGCGTCGTCCGCGAGTCACAGATCCGAACCGGGACGGTAACGATCGAGGACGCGCCGACGTTCGATCTCTCGGCGACGACCACCGACCTCTACGTGGACTCGACGGGTGCGGTAACGCTGTCGGTGACCAACACCGGCGATCGGCCGGTGACGAACGCCCGTGCCATCCTCGACCCGATGGAACCGTTCTCGCCGCTCTCGACGAGTGCGAGCCTCGGGACGCTCGCCCCCGGCGAGACGGCGACTGCGAGATTCAAACTCGACGTCGCGGATCGGGCCATCGCACAGGAGTACCCGCTCGCGTTCACGATCGCCTACGAGGACGCGTACCGTGAGACCGTCGAGAGCGACCGGCTGAGGGTGCCCGTTACCGTCGGACCCGAGATGACCGTCGATACGTCGGGGACGCCGACGGTCGCCGCCGGATCGACGGAGCGGATCGAGGTGACCGTCACCAACACCGGACCGGGACGGATGACTGACGCCGTCGCCCGGATCAACGCGAACACGCCGTTCGAGACCGACGACGATACGGCGTATATCGGCGACCTCGGGTCGGGCGAGTCGACGACGGTCACCTTCACCGTGAGCGTCGACGGCGCGGCGACCGCCAAGACCTACTCGGTCGACACGACCGTCAAGTACGACAACAGTTTCGGACGGACGGTCGTCTCGGACGTCGAACCGACTGCCGTCGAGGTGACCGAGAAGCGGGGCGGGATCATCTCCTCGATCCTGCAGTTCTTGGGCCTGTAA
- a CDS encoding efflux RND transporter permease subunit, translated as MSDIGTRVRDGLESLGRRSASDPRPVVAVVVLLILVSGGVAATSLQMSMGMTLYIDDDSQTAEEWASLKEDFETGNNVFVVVESDRLYDPETIRAIDRLDRRYTALDETNRVTSLADLVRAGNGGEIPATEGGVRRALGRATTRNPEMAGLRSQVVPEAGTTIILADYGAVDTFDRGRLLPERGSDIVYRQVQQETALAALPPGLSVTVTGQPVFENAAFGLMLPEMITLFAGAFALIFGVVYLVMRSKVERWWHVFLPLGTAMTALIYMMGAMGVLGYDFNAIMLGVMPIALGLGIDYGLQIQTRYLEERASDRSPVDAAGLATRTTGRALLIAMGTTVVGLGSLLVSEVPPVQQFGVTSAVSVFASMVLSVTLLPALLVRFDAGASDVAGDGTPDQDRLEVLTGLLTRRVTAGRPLVTLLIAFLLVSGGAYAYPQVEPRQQMMDFWPQNLDAKEDLERLENTVEGSKVIYVVVETDQAYTPETFREVATYQRLMLENPNVNAVMSPVTAVRTRNEGSVPETQYRLDASLRAASDEGPTAIRDPSDTPSKLLLTFYVDDVEGEPVRTLIDEFEGNADYTLTTADQVQVTGKPVLNRNVIENVTAGLTPMTLLSFALGFAFLAVAFRSVRISATLIAAVAGSAALLVTGAMYLLDVPWNPLTITMSSLTLGIGIDYGVHVFERFEYEMAERGESRLDAATTAVAKLSRPVIGSSFTTIFGFGVLTVSQFPVLANFGVTTVFAIALSLVAAFGILPAALVTVRLIERDETEPTAEAVVS; from the coding sequence ATGTCGGACATCGGAACCCGCGTCAGGGACGGACTCGAATCGCTGGGCAGGCGGAGCGCCAGCGATCCTCGGCCCGTCGTCGCCGTGGTCGTCCTGCTGATACTCGTCTCGGGCGGAGTCGCCGCCACCTCGCTCCAGATGAGCATGGGGATGACCCTCTACATCGACGACGACTCCCAGACGGCCGAGGAGTGGGCCTCCCTGAAAGAGGACTTCGAGACGGGTAACAACGTCTTCGTCGTCGTCGAATCCGACCGACTGTACGACCCCGAGACGATCCGGGCCATCGACCGCCTCGACCGGCGCTACACTGCGCTCGACGAGACGAACCGGGTGACCAGCCTCGCGGATCTGGTACGCGCGGGCAACGGCGGCGAGATCCCAGCGACCGAGGGCGGCGTCCGGCGAGCCCTAGGTCGTGCCACCACTCGGAACCCCGAGATGGCTGGCCTCCGGTCCCAGGTCGTCCCCGAGGCCGGAACGACCATCATTCTCGCCGACTACGGCGCAGTCGACACCTTCGACCGGGGCCGACTCCTGCCCGAGCGCGGCTCGGACATCGTCTATCGGCAGGTTCAACAGGAGACGGCGCTGGCCGCGCTCCCGCCCGGACTGTCGGTGACCGTGACCGGTCAGCCGGTGTTCGAGAACGCCGCCTTCGGCCTCATGCTGCCGGAGATGATCACGCTGTTCGCGGGTGCGTTCGCGCTCATCTTTGGCGTCGTCTACCTAGTCATGCGCTCGAAGGTCGAACGCTGGTGGCACGTCTTCCTGCCCCTCGGGACGGCCATGACCGCGCTGATCTACATGATGGGTGCGATGGGCGTCCTCGGCTACGACTTCAACGCCATCATGCTGGGCGTGATGCCCATCGCTCTCGGCCTGGGCATCGACTACGGTCTGCAGATCCAGACCCGCTACCTCGAAGAGCGGGCGAGCGACCGCTCGCCTGTCGACGCGGCGGGGCTGGCCACCCGCACTACCGGGCGTGCGCTCCTCATCGCGATGGGCACCACCGTCGTGGGACTCGGCTCGCTGCTGGTCTCCGAAGTCCCGCCGGTCCAGCAGTTCGGCGTCACGAGCGCCGTCAGCGTCTTCGCGAGCATGGTCCTCTCGGTGACCCTGTTGCCCGCGTTGCTGGTCCGCTTCGACGCCGGTGCGAGCGACGTGGCCGGTGACGGGACGCCCGACCAGGACCGCCTCGAAGTCCTGACCGGACTGCTCACCCGCCGCGTGACCGCTGGACGCCCGCTGGTGACGCTCCTCATCGCCTTCCTGCTGGTCTCCGGGGGTGCCTACGCCTATCCGCAGGTCGAACCCCGGCAGCAGATGATGGACTTCTGGCCCCAGAACCTCGACGCCAAGGAGGACCTGGAGCGGCTAGAGAACACCGTCGAAGGGTCGAAAGTAATCTACGTGGTCGTCGAAACCGATCAGGCGTACACCCCCGAGACGTTCCGGGAGGTGGCAACCTATCAGCGGTTGATGCTGGAGAATCCGAACGTGAACGCCGTGATGAGTCCGGTGACTGCCGTGCGAACACGGAACGAGGGATCGGTCCCCGAGACGCAGTACCGTCTGGACGCGAGTCTGCGGGCGGCGAGCGACGAGGGACCGACGGCGATCCGTGACCCGTCGGACACCCCGAGCAAACTCCTGCTCACCTTCTACGTCGACGACGTGGAGGGTGAACCGGTCCGGACGCTCATCGACGAGTTCGAGGGCAACGCCGACTACACGCTGACGACGGCCGATCAGGTGCAGGTGACGGGCAAGCCCGTGCTCAATCGAAACGTCATCGAGAACGTCACCGCCGGATTGACGCCGATGACGCTGTTGAGTTTCGCGCTCGGCTTTGCCTTCCTCGCCGTCGCCTTCAGATCCGTGAGGATTTCGGCGACGCTGATCGCCGCCGTCGCAGGGAGCGCCGCGTTGCTGGTCACCGGGGCGATGTATCTGCTCGACGTCCCTTGGAACCCGTTGACGATCACGATGTCGTCGCTGACACTCGGCATCGGTATCGACTACGGCGTCCACGTCTTCGAGCGGTTCGAGTACGAGATGGCCGAACGGGGAGAGTCCCGCCTCGACGCCGCGACGACGGCGGTAGCGAAGCTCTCTCGCCCGGTGATCGGGTCGAGTTTCACCACCATCTTCGGCTTCGGCGTCCTCACCGTCTCGCAGTTCCCGGTGCTCGCGAACTTCGGAGTGACGACCGTCTTCGCCATCGCCCTGTCGCTTGTCGCCGCCTTCGGCATCCTGCCGGCGGCGCTGGTGACGGTGCGCCTGATCGAACGAGACGAGACGGAACCGACCGCCGAGGCAGTGGTGAGCTAA
- a CDS encoding extracellular solute-binding protein — translation MKQREQYEHWKQVVRGRSRRDVLKGLGAVGMAGLAGCSGGSGGGGGSEATATATATDGSTDTSGGTTDTPTGTSTPDPVSGSMTIFHAGSLAAAFSQAEPQFEEEYGVDVNREPKGSVASTQKITQQGRKASVLGTSDFRLIRNRIVPDFGDWYTIFTTNSMSIQYREDSPGADEISADNWWEILSRDDVTIGHSDPAVDPGGYRAVMTQQLGAKEFEGSALYDQSTYETLRENSTVPTGTETKLKGQLESGALDYAFYYQSISSTADMPFIDLQPQVDLSKATSKYAEHYAKAEVETSSGTFTGAPIAYGMTVPSVAPNPEAGAAWIEYFGSDAGRSILEEQGLVPVDPIVVPKSGQDAVPDRVMNVASAKSSLGPLEL, via the coding sequence ATGAAACAACGAGAGCAGTACGAACACTGGAAGCAGGTCGTTCGGGGTCGGTCGCGGCGTGACGTACTGAAAGGGCTCGGGGCCGTCGGTATGGCAGGACTGGCAGGCTGTTCCGGTGGCAGTGGGGGCGGTGGCGGCAGCGAAGCGACCGCGACGGCCACGGCGACGGACGGGTCGACGGACACCAGCGGCGGGACGACGGATACGCCGACGGGGACGAGCACGCCGGACCCGGTCAGCGGCTCGATGACCATCTTCCACGCCGGCAGCCTCGCGGCGGCGTTCAGCCAGGCCGAACCCCAGTTCGAGGAGGAGTACGGCGTCGACGTGAACCGCGAACCGAAGGGCTCGGTCGCCTCGACTCAGAAGATCACTCAGCAGGGCCGGAAAGCCTCGGTCCTCGGCACTTCGGATTTCCGGCTCATCCGGAACCGTATCGTCCCCGACTTCGGGGACTGGTACACTATCTTCACCACCAACTCGATGTCGATCCAGTACCGAGAGGATTCGCCGGGGGCGGACGAGATCTCGGCGGACAACTGGTGGGAGATCCTGTCGCGTGACGACGTCACCATCGGCCACTCCGACCCCGCGGTCGACCCCGGCGGGTATCGCGCGGTCATGACCCAGCAACTCGGTGCCAAGGAGTTCGAGGGGAGCGCGCTCTACGACCAGTCCACCTACGAGACGCTCCGCGAGAACTCCACCGTCCCGACGGGGACCGAAACCAAACTCAAGGGCCAGCTCGAATCCGGCGCCCTCGATTACGCCTTCTACTATCAGTCCATCTCCAGTACGGCGGACATGCCGTTCATCGATCTCCAGCCCCAGGTCGACCTCTCGAAGGCGACGAGCAAGTACGCCGAACACTACGCGAAGGCGGAAGTCGAGACCAGCAGCGGAACCTTCACCGGGGCACCCATCGCCTACGGGATGACCGTCCCGAGTGTCGCCCCCAACCCCGAGGCGGGCGCCGCGTGGATCGAGTACTTCGGCTCCGACGCCGGTCGGTCGATCCTCGAAGAACAGGGTCTGGTGCCGGTCGACCCCATCGTCGTTCCCAAGAGCGGTCAGGATGCCGTGCCGGATCGCGTCATGAACGTCGCTTCGGCGAAAAGTAGCCTCGGCCCGCTCGAACTCTAA
- a CDS encoding ABC transporter permease — protein sequence MAASTETRFSLDGIDRGSLAVAFVVAQALAFSVAYTAGRPTWYAFFMIASTAVTAYLVHGDSFVVAAATMGSILMIALALPLFLFVARQRPSLIVEKALSPDVHRMLYLGVYGPLLAAVISLLFGVPLAHLFAKGFTGQQLVESLVDLPLVVPHSVAGILILFGFGAGGAFPNVSVLGSMIGMVLAMTFVSAPYAVNATREAFESIDDRLEYASRIHGANRWDTFRRVTAPLAVRGMVTGGVLAWARAVSEFGAVAVVAYSVSFFYPPAGGKVTAQHAPVFVYNTYLQGGLAESGAVAFILLGVSALIFLLVRYLTSDSTTSGGIV from the coding sequence ATGGCAGCGAGCACTGAGACGCGGTTCTCCCTTGACGGGATCGACCGGGGATCGCTGGCGGTGGCGTTCGTCGTGGCACAGGCGCTCGCGTTCTCTGTGGCGTACACCGCCGGCCGGCCGACGTGGTACGCCTTCTTCATGATCGCGAGCACGGCGGTCACGGCGTACCTCGTCCACGGCGACTCCTTCGTCGTCGCCGCGGCGACGATGGGGAGCATCCTGATGATCGCCCTCGCCCTCCCGCTGTTCCTGTTCGTCGCCCGCCAGCGGCCGTCGCTGATCGTCGAGAAGGCGCTGAGCCCCGACGTCCACCGAATGCTCTATCTCGGCGTGTACGGACCGCTACTGGCGGCGGTGATCAGTCTGCTCTTCGGCGTTCCGCTCGCCCACCTGTTCGCCAAGGGCTTTACCGGCCAGCAGTTGGTCGAGAGCCTGGTCGATCTGCCGCTGGTCGTCCCCCACAGCGTCGCCGGCATCCTCATCCTCTTTGGTTTCGGCGCCGGCGGCGCCTTTCCGAACGTGTCGGTGCTCGGCAGCATGATCGGGATGGTGCTCGCCATGACGTTCGTGAGCGCGCCCTACGCGGTCAACGCGACGCGGGAGGCGTTCGAGTCCATCGACGACCGACTGGAGTACGCCTCCCGGATCCACGGCGCGAACCGCTGGGACACGTTCCGCCGCGTGACCGCGCCCCTCGCGGTCCGGGGGATGGTCACCGGGGGCGTCCTCGCCTGGGCGCGTGCCGTCTCCGAGTTCGGTGCCGTGGCCGTCGTCGCGTACTCCGTCTCCTTTTTCTACCCGCCGGCCGGCGGGAAGGTGACCGCCCAGCACGCCCCCGTGTTCGTCTACAACACCTACCTGCAGGGTGGCCTCGCCGAGAGCGGTGCCGTCGCGTTCATCCTCCTCGGCGTGTCCGCACTCATCTTCCTGCTCGTCCGGTATCTAACCAGCGACAGTACGACGTCGGGAGGGATCGTATGA
- a CDS encoding universal stress protein has translation MYDTILIPTDGSDVATTAARYGLTLAERFGATVHVLSVVDPDRFLTDAVGDVDDLVRRQRALLTERAHEAVDRVVAASSVPVETHVGEGRPATVLAEAIDDYDADLVAMGTHGRSGVDRYLFGSLAERTLRTAHVPVLTVRTTVDGDATRTVEDVLVATDGSDGAERAGEHAIAVAGAMRGRLHALTVGDDDDPARRLANRAREAGVDATVAVRTGRPHEAILGYAEEIDADLLTLGSHGRTGVERVLLGSVAERVLRTATKPVLVVGPYSSD, from the coding sequence ATGTACGACACCATCCTGATCCCGACCGATGGCAGCGACGTCGCAACCACCGCCGCCCGTTACGGCCTGACCCTCGCCGAGCGGTTCGGTGCGACCGTTCACGTCCTCTCGGTCGTCGACCCCGATCGTTTCCTCACCGACGCCGTCGGGGACGTGGACGACTTGGTGCGTCGACAACGGGCGCTCCTCACGGAGCGAGCCCACGAGGCCGTCGACCGTGTCGTGGCGGCGAGTTCGGTCCCGGTCGAAACCCACGTCGGCGAAGGACGCCCGGCGACGGTCCTCGCCGAGGCCATCGACGACTACGACGCGGATCTCGTAGCGATGGGCACCCACGGCCGTTCGGGTGTCGACCGCTACCTGTTCGGCAGTCTCGCCGAGCGGACCCTCCGGACCGCTCACGTCCCCGTCCTGACGGTCCGGACGACCGTGGATGGCGACGCCACCCGGACCGTCGAGGACGTCCTGGTCGCGACGGATGGGAGCGACGGTGCCGAGCGAGCGGGCGAACACGCCATCGCCGTCGCGGGCGCGATGCGGGGACGCCTCCACGCCCTGACCGTCGGCGACGACGACGATCCCGCCCGGCGCCTCGCGAACCGCGCCCGCGAGGCCGGCGTCGACGCCACCGTGGCCGTCCGGACGGGGCGCCCGCACGAAGCGATCCTCGGGTACGCCGAGGAAATCGACGCCGACCTGCTGACACTCGGGAGTCACGGTCGCACCGGCGTGGAGCGTGTTCTGCTCGGGAGCGTCGCCGAACGGGTCCTGCGGACGGCGACGAAACCCGTCCTGGTGGTCGGTCCCTATAGTAGCGATTGA
- a CDS encoding NADH:flavin oxidoreductase/NADH oxidase, whose protein sequence is MPDDLFTSLEIRSTEIPNRVMVSPMCQYSCDGRDGLPTDWHHTHLVSRAVGGAGLVVSEATAVEPRGRITPHDLGIWSDAHVDALAEITSSIRANGSVPGIQLAHAGRKASKTRPWEGSDPLTGADAWETVAPSAVPWPYEDDETATRRMTREDVDDVIDAFRSAAERARDAGFAVAEIHAAHGYLLHEFLSPVTNDRDDDYGGSFEDRTRLLREVASEVREVWPDGNPLFVRISATDWLDDRPSWTVADSIRLADDLAALGVDLIDVSAGGIHPDQRIPSTGPGYQERYARRIRAESAANIAVGAVGGITTAQQADALVRNDRGDLAIVGREHLRDPYFALHAARELDRLDADGIEVPVQYDRAF, encoded by the coding sequence GTGCCCGACGACCTCTTTACCTCCCTCGAGATTCGCAGTACCGAGATTCCGAACCGTGTGATGGTCTCGCCGATGTGTCAGTACTCCTGTGACGGTCGGGACGGACTGCCGACCGACTGGCACCACACCCACCTCGTCAGTCGTGCCGTCGGTGGCGCGGGTCTCGTCGTGTCCGAGGCGACGGCCGTCGAACCTCGCGGACGGATCACGCCCCACGACCTCGGCATCTGGAGCGACGCCCACGTCGACGCGCTGGCGGAGATCACGTCGTCGATTCGGGCGAACGGATCGGTTCCGGGCATCCAACTGGCACACGCCGGTCGCAAGGCCTCCAAGACACGGCCCTGGGAGGGCAGCGACCCACTCACCGGCGCCGACGCCTGGGAGACGGTCGCCCCCTCGGCCGTCCCGTGGCCCTACGAGGACGACGAGACGGCGACCCGCAGGATGACCCGCGAGGACGTCGACGACGTGATCGACGCGTTCCGGTCGGCGGCCGAGCGCGCCCGCGACGCTGGCTTCGCAGTCGCGGAGATTCACGCCGCCCACGGATATCTCCTCCACGAGTTCCTCTCGCCGGTCACCAACGACCGCGACGACGACTACGGCGGGAGCTTCGAGGACCGGACGCGTCTCCTTCGCGAGGTCGCGAGCGAGGTCCGGGAGGTGTGGCCCGACGGGAATCCGCTGTTCGTCCGGATCTCGGCGACCGACTGGCTCGACGACCGTCCGTCGTGGACCGTCGCGGACTCGATCCGCCTGGCCGACGACCTCGCTGCCCTCGGCGTCGACCTGATCGACGTGAGCGCGGGCGGTATCCACCCCGATCAGCGCATTCCTTCGACCGGCCCCGGGTATCAGGAACGCTACGCGAGACGGATCAGAGCGGAGTCGGCGGCAAATATCGCGGTCGGTGCCGTCGGCGGCATCACCACCGCCCAGCAGGCCGACGCCCTCGTCCGAAACGACCGTGGGGACTTAGCCATCGTCGGCCGCGAACATCTCCGCGACCCGTACTTCGCGCTCCACGCGGCACGGGAACTCGACCGGCTGGACGCCGACGGCATCGAGGTGCCGGTCCAGTACGATCGGGCGTTCTAG
- a CDS encoding TOBE domain-containing protein — MEFSTEFDARIGHGDVTLTERDVALLRAIDDHGSINAAATSLGRSYSRAQQRIVELEEVFGDLVARKRGGSGGGGSHLTDLARDLLSRYDRLRAEFSGVAETEETVLDGRLVEREGELATVETRAGTLRALVPEVDSDGEGGDRLRLTLRADAVTLQNPSRSPDPDRTSARNRLDGTVLAIDAGESVALVTVDVGGEVSLSALVTVASVEKLNLHRGTPVVASFKATATRGVPSAYSSD, encoded by the coding sequence ATGGAGTTCTCGACCGAGTTCGACGCCCGCATCGGCCACGGCGACGTCACCCTCACCGAGCGGGACGTCGCCCTCCTGCGGGCCATCGACGACCACGGGTCGATCAACGCCGCGGCGACCTCTCTCGGCCGGTCGTATTCGCGCGCCCAGCAGCGGATCGTCGAACTGGAGGAGGTCTTCGGCGACCTCGTGGCACGCAAGCGTGGCGGGTCGGGGGGCGGGGGCAGCCATCTGACCGATCTCGCGCGCGACCTCCTGAGTCGGTACGACCGGCTGCGCGCCGAGTTCAGCGGCGTCGCCGAGACCGAGGAGACGGTTCTCGACGGCCGGCTCGTCGAGCGCGAGGGGGAACTGGCGACGGTGGAGACGCGGGCGGGGACCCTCCGAGCGCTCGTCCCGGAGGTCGATAGCGACGGTGAGGGTGGCGATCGCCTCCGACTCACCCTCCGGGCCGACGCGGTGACCCTTCAGAACCCCTCGCGGTCCCCCGATCCGGACCGCACGAGCGCACGAAACCGCCTCGACGGGACGGTCCTCGCCATCGACGCCGGCGAGTCCGTCGCGCTCGTCACCGTCGACGTGGGCGGCGAGGTATCGCTGTCGGCGCTCGTCACCGTCGCCAGCGTCGAAAAACTGAACCTCCACCGCGGGACGCCGGTCGTCGCCTCGTTCAAGGCCACGGCGACCCGCGGCGTTCCGAGCGCCTATAGTAGCGATTGA
- a CDS encoding 50S ribosomal protein L11 encodes MAGTIEVLVPGGEATPGPPLGPELGPTPVDVQAVVQRINDETDAFDGMEVPVTVEYEDDGSFTIEVGVPPTAELIKDEAGFETGSGEPQETFVADLTVDQVQKIAEQKRSDLLAYDLKNAAKEIVGTCVTLGVTIEGNDPRQFKERIDEGEYDDRFADEAAA; translated from the coding sequence ATGGCTGGAACCATCGAAGTGCTCGTTCCCGGCGGCGAGGCCACGCCCGGCCCGCCGCTCGGGCCGGAACTCGGTCCGACGCCCGTCGACGTGCAGGCCGTCGTACAGCGGATCAACGACGAGACCGACGCCTTCGACGGGATGGAGGTCCCCGTCACCGTCGAGTACGAGGACGACGGCTCGTTCACCATCGAGGTGGGCGTCCCGCCGACGGCCGAACTCATCAAGGACGAAGCGGGCTTCGAGACGGGCAGTGGCGAACCGCAAGAGACCTTCGTCGCCGACCTCACCGTCGATCAGGTGCAGAAGATCGCCGAACAGAAGCGGTCCGACCTGCTCGCGTACGATCTGAAAAACGCCGCCAAGGAGATCGTCGGCACCTGCGTGACACTCGGCGTCACCATCGAGGGCAACGACCCCCGGCAGTTCAAAGAGCGCATCGACGAGGGCGAGTACGACGACCGGTTCGCGGACGAAGCGGCGGCGTAA